One Cucurbita pepo subsp. pepo cultivar mu-cu-16 chromosome LG11, ASM280686v2, whole genome shotgun sequence DNA window includes the following coding sequences:
- the LOC111805903 gene encoding F-box/kelch-repeat protein At5g42350-like, which translates to MSKRLMRSMSQKLRRKNNKGVAEEEDVSRGISLRCLTLYGRGGGCKVGADTGEEIGDPGSRRRSSASEEGKGYKSLFSTEENGVDCFSYGVKERFRKKHSPKNSGLRNSTRNSDVHIFLPDDILEMCLMRLPLSSLMNARLVCKKWRYLTSTRRFLQMRRECLYQTPWIFLFGAVKEGYCSGEIHALDVSLKKWHRIDADILKGRFVFSLASIQDDIYIVGGCSSLANFGKVDKSSFRTHKGVLVFSPLTNSWRKIASMKHARSMPILGTSEVNSEFSVVPSHHNRQDRRYLRSRAGGSLDVYEDPHRLSLRRQARNPLEDNDASMLSNRKSYKFSRQKSEQSRAKGHRRFVIIAIGGLGSWDEPIESGEIYDSSSNKWTEIQRLPVDFGVICSGVVCNGIFYVYSETDRLAGYDIERGFWIGIQTSPFPPRVHEYYPKIVSSNGRLFMLSVSWCEGDGQIGQRNKAVRKLWELDLAYLAWTEVSVHPDAPMDWNAAFVADRNLVFGIEMFKIFGQVLDFLTVCDISNAVSDWNHISRTRVSHEMDASSCLTKSMAVLHL; encoded by the coding sequence ATGTCGAAGAGGCTCATGAGAAGCATGAGCCAGAAATTGAGGAGGAAGAATAACAAAGGTGTTGCCGAGGAAGAGGACGTTTCAAGGGGAATATCTTTGAGATGTCTTACATTATATGGTAGAGGTGGAGGTTGCAAAGTTGGGGCCGACACCGGTGAGGAAATTGGTGACCCAGGCAGTCGAAGAAGATCCAGTGCCAGTGAGGAAGGTAAGGGATACAAATCATTATTCAGTACTGAAGAAAATGGTGTGGATTGCTTCTCATATGGCGTAAAGGAGAGATTTCGTAAGAAGCATAGCCCAAAGAATTCCGGACTTCGGAACTCTACGAGGAACAGTGAcgttcatatttttcttcctgATGACATTCTGGAAATGTGCTTGATGAGGCTACCACTTTCGAGTCTCATGAATGCTCGCCTTGTATGCAAAAAGTGGAGATACTTGACTAGCACTCGTCGGTTTTTACAGATGAGACGGGAATGTTTATATCAGACTCcatggatatttttatttggtgcTGTTAAAGAGGGTTATTGCTCGGGCGAGATACACGCACTGGATGTATCTCTAAAGAAATGGCATAGAATAGATGCTGATATTCTCAAGGGAAGATTTGTGTTCTCTCTAGCCAGTATCCAGGACGATATATATATCGTTGGTGGATGTTCTAGCTTGGCTAACTTCGGAAAAGTCGATAAGAGCTCCTTCAGAACACATAAAGGGGTCTTAGTGTTTAGTCCTTTAACTAATTCTTGGAGGAAAATTGCGTCTATGAAGCATGCCAGATCAATGCCTATATTAGGAACTTCAGAGGTTAACTCAGAATTTTCAGTAGTTCCGAGCCATCATAATCGGCAAGATAGACGTTATTTGAGATCACGTGCCGGTGGTTCATTGGATGTTTATGAGGATCCTCACAGGCTCTCGTTAAGACGTCAAGCCAGAAATCCTTTGGAAGACAATGATGCTTCAATGTTGTCTAATAGGAAGTCATATAAGTTCAGTCGACAAAAGAGCGAACAGTCTCGTGCGAAAGGACATCGTAGGTTTGTGATTATTGCAATTGGCGGTCTAGGATCTTGGGATGAACCGATAGAGTCGGGGGAGATTTATGATTCCTCATCAaacaaatggacagaaattcAGAGGCTTCCTGTAGATTTCGGTGTTATATGTTCTGGGGTTGTCTGCAATGGGATCTTCTATGTTTATTCTGAGACAGACAGACTTGCAGGTTATGATATCGAAAGAGGCTTTTGGATCGGAATCCAAACTTCTCCATTCCCGCCTCGTGTTCATGAGTACTACCCGAAAATTGTATCCTCGAACGGTCGGCTGTTCATGCTTTCTGTCTCCTGGTGCGAAGGGGATGGACAAATAGGGCAGAGAAACAAGGCTGTAAGGAAACTGTGGGAGTTAGATCTCGCGTACCTTGCCTGGACAGAGGTGTCGGTGCATCCCGATGCGCCAATGGACTGGAACGCTGCATTTGTTGCCGATAGAAACCTGGTATTCGGGATCGAAATGTTTAAAATCTTCGGTCAGGTACTGGACTTCTTGACAGTATGTGACATCTCCAACGCAGTATCAGACTGGAATCACATCTCAAGAACTCGTGTATCTCATGAAATGGATGCTTCTTCCTGCTTGACCAAATCAATGGCAGTCCTCCATCTCTAA
- the LOC111805295 gene encoding dolichyl-diphosphooligosaccharide--protein glycosyltransferase subunit 1A-like, whose protein sequence is MALKLDLFLITLAVILSPVLSDLIFSKVDRRIDLTSQIVRISSTIRVENEGTDVVSEVLLIFPVEQAKYLSHIQATSNEGKGKAKGSAINFPVNVVYPKEMPPTLKFYSVSLPKGLNKGDGLTFDVFAVFTHLLSPFPETITQADVQFVLFLDTAYFLSPYTVKVQSLSLKLPEARIEFYTKLENTKIHGSEIKYGPYENAPPYSFALIRFHFENNQPFPVAQELVREIEVSHWGSVQITEHYNLVNGGAQNKGGFSRFDYQTRPFARGASAFSKLVAKLPPRTHSVYYRDEIGNISTSHLWGNLRKTDLEIEPRYPMFGGWRTSFTIGYSLPLQDFLFQDQGKRFLNISFGSPINEVVVDRLIVRVVLPEGSSDFSVSVPFSHKQRHEKKISHLDIDGRPVVVLEKENVVPEHNQHFQVYYKFNSISMLREPIMLIFGFFVLFVSCIIYMHSDMSISKSSPSYLAKLQWDEVQTVIQQVQNIINRCLTIHDKLDASLRDLSRTGDVQACKAARKAADASLKELSKELKSLLSFLQSAQQATQILPKVEELVAKERDLQERLVVKHMTVVDCYEKKFGGREIENRVASQQQRITTLRQEVDDLLEFIDEI, encoded by the exons ATGGCACTCAAGCTGGATCTATTCCTTATCACACTCGCTGTGATTCTTTCGCCTGTACTTTCCGATCTGATCTTCTCCAAGGTTGATCGTCGG ATTGATTTGACATCACAAATCGTTCGCATATCTTCAACTATAAGG GTGGAAAATGAGGGGACTGATGTGGTGTCTGAAGTACTTTTAATCTTTCCCGTGGAACAAGCAAAATACTTGTCTCATATTCAAGCTACATCGAAtgaaggaaaagggaaagccaaaggATCTGCTATAAATTTCCCTGTCAATGTTGTTTATCCCAAGGAAATGCCTCCAACATTGAAATTTTACTCGGTATCTCTACCAAAGGGATTAAACAAGGGTGACGGCTTGACTTTTGATGTGTTTGCTGTTTTCACCCATTTGCTGAGTCCATTCCCTGAGACAATCACTCAGGCTGATGTTCAGTTTGTATTGTTTCTTGACACTGCATACTTTTTATCTCCTTATACTGTCAAGGTCCAGTCATTGAGTCTTAAATTGCCCGAAGCAAGAATTGagttttatacaaaattggaaaataCCAAGATTCATGGTTCTGAGATCAAATATGGCCCTTATGAGAATGCTCCCCCATATTCATTCGCACTCATACGCtttcattttgaaaacaaTCAGCCATTTCCTGTTGCTCAAGAGCTTGTCCGTGAGATAGAAGTTTCTCACTGGGGCAGCGTTCAAATAACAGAGCATTATAATCTTGTCAATGGTGGTGCTCAAAATAAGGGGGGATTTTCCAg GTTTGATTATCAGACCAGACCTTTTGCAAGAGGTGCTTCAGCATTTAGCAAACTCGTTGCAAAACTACCACCAAGAACTCATTCAGTATACTATAGAGATGAAATTGGAAACATCTCTACATCTCATCTATGGGGCAATCTTAGGAag acaGACCTGGAGATTGAACCTAGATATCCAATGTTTGGTGGTTGGAGAACTTCTTTTACTATTGGATACAGCTTGCCACTTCAAGATTTTCTATTTCAGGATCAGGGAAAACGTTTTCTTAACATCTCTTTTGGCTCTCCAATAAATGAAGTTGTGGTTGATAGGCTCATTGTCAgg GTTGTTTTACCAGAGGGCTCCAGTGATTTCTCTGTGTCTGTTCCATTTTCTCATAAACAGCGGCATGAG AAAAAAATTTCACACTTGGACATTGATGGTAGACCAGTGGTTGTACTGGAGAAGGAAAATGTAGTGCCAGAGCATAATCAGCATTTCCAG GTCTACTACAAGTTCAACAGCATTTCAATGCTTAGGGAGCCTATAATGTTGATTTTTGGATTCTTTGTCCTTTTTGTCTCATGCATCATTTATATGCATTCGGACATGTCAATTTCAAAGTCTTCTCCTTCTTATTTAGCTAAACTACAGTGGGATGAG GTGCAAACTGTGATTCAACAAGTTCAGAATATTATCAATAGATGCTTAACCATACACGATAAATTGGATGCGTCATTGCGTGATCTTTCTCGTACTGGTGATGTTCAAGCTTGTAAAGCAGCTCGCAAAGCAGCCGATGCTTCATTGAAAGAGCTTTCAAAAGAGTTGAAGTCTTTGCTTTCATTCTTGCAGTCGGCCCAGCAGGCCACCCAGATATTGCCTAAG GTGGAAGAGCTGGTGGCCAAGGAGAGAGATCTGCAGGAGAGGTTGGTTGTGAAACACATGACGGTGGTGGACTGCTACGAGAAGAAGTTCGGTGGACGTGAAATCGAAAACAGAGTTGCTTCACAGCAGCAAAGAATTACAACTTTGAGGCAGGAAGTAGATGATCTTCTCGAGTTCATTGatgaaatataa
- the LOC111805288 gene encoding outer envelope pore protein 21, chloroplastic-like, producing MDTSLRYAGDSRALRIHAKEKIPLNSNTFLEVRGELDTRIGEPSLLAASVRKFYPDLFSSVGFGVKYDKYKKLHYLARGKMSLPVANDGLLKFTIKGQSHLESNFKQHKGAAEFSLGVLNFLREQDSSGALDFERVQDIRVKVGYEVFEKTPYIQIRENNWTLNADLKGRWNVRFDL from the exons ATGGACACTTCTCTCAGATATGCCGGAGACTCCAGAGCCCTAAGAATCCACGCCAAGGAGAAGATTCCTCTCAACTCCAACACTTTCTTGGAG GTTCGTGGTGAGCTAGATACAAGAATTGGTGAACCGAGTCTACTCGCTGCTTCCGTGAGAAAATTTTACCCCGAT TTGTTCTCAAGCGTCGGTTTCGGGGTGAAATATGACAAATATAAGAAACTCCATTATCTTGCTCGTGGGAAAATGTCTCTTCCTGTGGCAAACGATGGTTTGTTGAAATTTACTATTAAAGGGCAATCTCATCTTGAAAGTAATTTTAAGCAG CACAAAGGAGCTGCTGAATTTTCTTTGGGtgtattaaattttctaagaGAGCAAGATTCTTCGGGTGCATTAGATTTTGAAAGGGTGCAAGATATAAGAGTCAAAGTAGGATATGAAGTGTTCGAAAAG ACACCATACATTCAGATCAGGGAAAATAATTGGACACTGAATGCAGACCTCAAGGGTAGATGGAATGTCAGATTCGACCTGTGA
- the LOC111805277 gene encoding MLO-like protein 9 has protein sequence MGGGGGGGAQSRELDQTPTWAVSAVCAVIILISIILEKVLHRVGEIFQRKKKKALYEALEKVKGELMVLGFISLLLTFGQNYIAEICIPSRYANTMLPCPYRGKSHQSSHGIEPDEHEEDAHDHHRRLLWYEHRRLSGGGHIESCKPGYMQLISLNGLHQLHIFIFFLAVLHVVFSGITMTLGRLKIRGWKVWERQTELEHEAMNDPTRFRLTHETSFVRDHSSFWTKTPLSFYFVCFFRQFFRSVSRADYLSLRHGFVTVHLAPGSKFDFQKYIKRSLEDDFKVVVGISPLLWASMVLFLLLNVSGWQVMLWVSIFPLVVILAVGTKLQGIITQMALEIKERHAVVQGIPLVQVSDRHFWFSWPVLVLYLIHYVLFQNAFEITYFFWIWYEFGLRSCFHQNFDLIIVRVALGVGVQILCSYITLPLYALVTQMGSTMKKSIFDEQTSKALKQWHRSALKKKNEGGKPDPMPMRTLGGGGGGGSGSPPESPSEGSHEFQHHSDSLRPPNDVEASAVPSANIIATVDLQQQQNYSNRDLLS, from the exons ATgggcggcggtggcggtggcggtgctCAAAGTAGAGAGTTAGATCAAACTCCGACATGGGCCGTTTCCGCTGTTTGTGCAGTCATCATTCTCATTTCCATCATATTGGAAAAAGTTCTTCATAGGGTTGGAGAG atatttcaaagaaagaaaaagaaagcattGTACGAGGCGCTCGAGAAGGTTAAAGGCG AGCTTATGGTTTTGGGATTCATTTCTTTACTCTTAACATTCGGACAAAACTATATTGCTGAAATTTGCATACCCTCAAGGTATGCAAATACCATGTTGCCTTGCCCTTATAGAGGGAAATCACATCAAAGCTCCCATGGCATCGAACCCGATGAACACGAGGAAGACGCCCACGATCACCACCGTAGGCTTCTTTGGTACGAGCATCGACGTCTCAGCGGTGGTGGTCACATAGAAAGTTGCAAACCA GGATATATGCAACTTATATCTCTAAATGGTTTGCATCAATTAcatatcttcatcttctttctaGCCGTTCTCCATGTTGTCTTTAGCGGCATAACGATGACTCTCGGAAGATTGAAA ATTCGTGGATGGAAAGTATGGGAAAGACAGACTGAACTAGAACATGAGGCCATGAACG ATCCTACAAGGTTCCGACTTACTCACGAGACATCGTTTGTAAGAGATCACAGCAGTTTCTGGACCAAAACACCCCTCTCCTTTTACTTT GTATGCTTCTTTAGGCAATTCTTCCGGTCGGTTAGTAGGGCCGATTACTTGTCTCTTAGACATGGTTTCGTCACG GTTCATTTAGCACCCGGGAGTAAATTTGACTTCCAAAAGTACATCAAAAGGTCATTAGAAGATGATTTCAAGGTGGTTGTCGGAATCAG TCCTCTACTATGGGCATCAATGGTGCTTTTTCTGCTTCTCAATGTTAGTG GGTGGCAAGTTATGCTTTGGGTGTCCATATTTCCTCTGGTG GTGATCCTAGCCGTTGGAACAAAGCTGCAAGGAATCATAACACAAATGGCGCTTGAAATCAAGGAAAGGCACGCAGTGGTTCAAGGGATTCCCCTGGTCCAAGTCTCCGATAGACACTTCTGGTTCAGTTGGCCCGTTTTGGTTCTTTATCTCATCCATTACGTCCTCTTCCAG AATGCATTTGAGATTACATATTTCTTTTGGATATGG TATGAATTTGGGTTGAGATCATGCTTTCACCAAAATTTTGATCTTATTATCGTCAGAGTTGCCCTTGG GGTCGGAGTACAGATTTTGTGCAGCTACATTACACTCCCATTATATGCTCTTGTTACtcag atgGGATCGACTATGAAGAAATCTATATTCGATGAACAAACTTCAAAAGCATTGAAGCAATGGCATAGAAGTgctttgaagaaaaagaacgaaGGGGGAAAGCCAGATCCAATGCCAATGCGAACACTGggcggaggcggaggcggaggcAGTGGAAGCCCTCCCGAGTCACCGTCGGAAGGCTCGCATGAGTTCCAGCATCATTCAGACTCTCTACGACCACCCAACGACGTTGAAGCCTCCGCCGTTCCTTCGGCTAACATAATCGCCACCGTCGATCTTCAGCAACAGCAGAATTACTCGAATCGTGACTTGTTGAGCTGA